CGTCCCTCATCTGACAATATTGCCCCACCGGGGGGGAACAACACCTCGGAAGAAAACACAAACCGGTCCCCTTCAATCCGCACCCCTTCCTGCGTGCCCAGTACGTCACGCAATCGGCCAAAGAACTCTGAGCGATATTGCTCCAGATCCTTGGTTTCTTCCTTAAGTGCTGCGGCTTCGGCCTCAAGACGGGCCCGCTCTGCCGCTTCCAGATCCGCGCGCCGGCTTTGTTCGGCGGCAACCCGCGCCAGCGCCGTGTTCAACTCGCTGCCCAAGGATTGCAGCTCAACCTCTTTGGCGATGTCCCTCGCCTTGGCATCATCCAGCAGGGATTGCAGCTCTCCCAGCTGGGTACGCAGGGCAGCAACCTGCTGGTTCAACAACTCTGTCTGGCGCTGCGCCTCTGCGCTGACGGCTTTCTCCTGAGACAGGGCAGATTGTGCAGCCGCCAAGAGCGCCGCGCGCGTATCCGCCTGCTGACTTTGATCCTGCGCCGCAGTTTCCGCCGCCAACCGGGCCGCCACTGCCGCTGCCAATCGGGCGCGCAGGGTGTCGCGGTCTGTGTCCAGCTCTGCTGCAGCCGCTTCCTGCGCAGCGACGGCGGCACGCAAACGGGCCAATTCCTGCTGGGCTGCGGTAAGGTCGGCCTGAACCGCCGCACCGGATTGCACGGCATCCTCTGCCGCTGCCTGCTCTGCTGCGAGGGTCGCACGCAGGCGCGCTAACTCCTGCTCTGCTGTGGTCAGCTCCTGCCGCACATCAGCACCTGATTGCGCTGCCAATTCCGCCGCCGCCTGTGTCTGCACAATCTGGCCGCGCAAATCGACAACAGTGGTTCCAAGGGCCGCGACCTCTGCCTGAAGCCGGACAATTTCGGCATTGGCCGCTGTCAGATCGGTCTGTGAATCACTTTGCGCCACCAATGCGCTTTGCGCTTCCTGCTCTGCAGATTGCAGGCGGATCAAAGCCTCGGCAAGCGCCTGATCCAGATCCCCCTGCGCCGCCCGTGCTGCGGCCAGCAAGGTCAACGTATCCTCTGCATCTTTGCGCTGCGCTTCCAGCGCCAGGGTCATCACGGTCAATTCGGTATCGGCATCAGCGAGACGGGCACGCAACATCTCGGCGGCGGCAGCTTCAGCCAGACGGGCAGCCTCTTCGGCACTCAGGGCCTCGGCCCCTGCCGCAACCTGCTCTTGCAAGGCGGCAACCTGTTCCGCGCTTTGTGCATTGCGTGATCGCAAATCTGCAACCAGCGCATCCAATGCCGCGCGCCGCGCCGCCGCCAAACGGGCCGCTTCAGACTTTGCATCGATTTCCGAACGGGCCGCAGCCAATGCCAAATTCAATGCGTCCTGATCACGGACCAGCTCTGCTTCACGGGCCTGCAAATCGGAGAGGGCGGAACGGTCCTCTGCCTGACTGGCCAATAACCCCGCCACCTGCGCTTCGAATGCAGAAATCCGGCCGGCTGCCGCGTCCAACGCACCGGCCTGCTGATCGCGTTCTGCGGTCAGGGAGGCGATCAGCGCCTCCTGTTGCGCCGCCTCTTGCTGCGCTGACTGCAAGGTTGCGTTCAACGCCCCAAGGCGGGCCTCAAGCTGGGCATTGTCCCGTTCCTCAAGCCCCAATGCCCGCGTCAGGGCGGCAATCTCTCCCGACAGGGTATCCAGCTCGTTTTCCTGTCCGCTGATCCGCTCTGTCAGAACAAATTGCACCACCATAAAGATGGTCAGCACAAACATCAGCACCAGCAGAAGGCCGGTCATCGCATCAACAAAACCGGGCCAGATCGAGCTTTGAAACCGCGCACCGGTGCGACGCGACAGGGCCATTTAGCGTTCTCCTCCACCCGGATTTTCAGGGGTGCGCGCCCGGCGGGGAGGTGTGGCTGGACGCGGGGTCGAGATCGCCCTGGCCAGCAAGGAAATATCCTGACGCAGCTCGGCCATGGTTTCCTGACGTCCCGCTGAAATCTCTTCAAGAATACGCAGCATCTGCACGTCGATTGAGCGCAGGCGCATCCGACTTTCGGCATCCATGCCATCGCTGCTATGACCCTCAAGCGTGGTAATCAGCCGCTCCTGCCCGTTCGCGATCCGGTCCAGCGCCGCAGCTGCGGCGTCATCACGTTGCATGCGCTCTGTCATCCGGTCGACGGCATCGGCAAGCTTGCCCAGCTTTTCATCCACCACGCTGCGGCCCTCTTCGGATCTGGCAAACAGGGCTTGCAACCCGTCCATTTGGTTAACCATCTGTTCGGACAAATGGTCCAGCACACCGGCCATCGCCGCCTGTTCACCGCTCGCATCTTCGCCCGCACTGAACCCGACCCTTGTGATAGAGCTAAGCCAATCTTCAAGCTCCTGATAAAACCGGTTCTGCCCGTGGCCCGCAAACAGTTCCAGCAGGCCAACAACCAAGGATCCCGCCAAACCCAGCAATGACGAGCCAAAGGCAACACCCATGCCGCCCAATTGTGCCTCAAGGCCGGTCATCAACTTGCCAAATACATCAACACCATCTTCACCTTCAGCCGGAGCCAGACTGCGGATGGTGTCGACAACTGCGGGCACGGTGGTGGCAAGCCCGTAGAAAGTTCCCAAAAGGCCAAGGAAAATCAGCATGTTGACGATGTAACGTGTGATCTCTCTGGCTTCATCAATACGGGTGGAAACGGAATCAAGGATCGAACGCGTCGAAGTTGCCGAAACCTGCATGCGCGCGCCGCGGGTGCGCAGCAGTGATGCCAGTGGGGCCAAAAGCTGTGGCGCGACCGTATCGGGGTCAGGCGAGTCGGAGGCAAAGTTCTCGATCCAGCGTACCGAGCCAATCAGCTGAAAAACCTGATAAAAACACGCCAGCACACCGATGAAAAACACCAGAATGATCACCCCGTTCAAATAGGGGTTGGCCGCGAAAATCGGATAGACAGAGGGAAGCGCCAGAAAGGCACCGAACCCGGTCAGGGCCAGCACAATCAACATCAGGGAAATCTGACGGAAGGGCTGGGAAAACTGTGGTCGCTCTGCGCGGTCTGCCTGCGCCATTAGGTCGTTTCTCCTGACCCGGTATTACTGCTCTCCAGACAGGATAAACTGAAAACGTCGCAGTATGCCAAGGTTTTATCCTGCCAGCGCTTTAACGCGGGAATGAAGCCAGTTCAGCTCTGCATCCTCCAACCCGACCGCCGTCAGATGGTCCGCGGTATTATACAGATATTCGGTGTTCGGGCCACGGCCGCCAACTGCCTGCGCAATGATCTGTGCCTGTTCTTCCAGCGGCAGGCCACCGCAATATTGTTCGTGGCTTTCATCAATCACATACACAACGGCCGTCACCACCCGGCCATCCGCGAGGGTCACATCCAGCATTTTCTCAAGATAGGCCGAAGAGATCAATTCGCGTTCGCGCAGATAGGCAAGGGTTACCTCCTCCTGCCCGTCTTTCACCCGCAACGCCATGCCCGAGCAGGCGGTTTGCGGTTGCTCATCAAGGGCCAGCACCAAACCGGGGTCTTGAACCGTGCCACGGTGGTGGATCGAACGCATGCAAAACGACCGGGCATAGCCCGGCAAGCTGGCGACCACACTTTCCGCGATCTCAAACCCCGGGTTCCACAAAAGTGATCCGTATCCGAATACCCATAATGCCATCGTACTGGTCCTTTATTGTCTGGATCGGTAAACCGCATCTGAGGGTTAAGTTAAAGGGGTTTTGCGGGTGCGCAGGCTGGTTTGGATTTTCTTGATGATTGCCGCGCTCTGGACGGTGTGGTGGCTGCTTGCTGCTGGTGCATTGGAAACGGGGCTGAACAAATGGCTTGATGATCGTCGCGCGGCAGGCTGGCAGGCCGATGTGGATGCACCGAATGTTAGCGGATTTCCCGGAAAGTTTGATCTGGGTCTGGGCACGCTCGCTTTGCAAGATCCCGAAACCGGCTTAACTGTCACAACCGACGGGTTGCGCGTCACGGCCCCCTCTTACTGGCCGGGACAGGTCACTGTGCATTTGCCGCAGTCACCGATAAACATCTCGACGCCCGATATCGCGCTGGCCCTGACCGCCACACAAGCTCAGGCAACCATGCGGCTGCGCCCCACCCCGGATTTGCAACTGGATCATTTGACCGCAACCGGCGGCCCATGGCAGATCGACCTGCCTCAGGGCAAGCTGTTGGGTGCAAAGGATTTTCACGCCGAGATGGCCCAAGGTGACAGCGCAGACACCTACCGCATCCAAATGGAGGCGTCACAGCCGGTTCCCGGCGAGTTGATCCGTACAGCCCTCGCCCTGCCGCTGGATTGGCCAAGGGCTTTTGATGTTTTGGTGGCAGATATCACCGTCACCTTGGATGCCCCGCTTGATCGTTTCACATTGGAAAACCGCCGCCCGCATCCCCGCGCAATACAACTGGACAGGGTCACACTGGTCTGGGGGCCGTTGACGTTGGACATGCAAGGGCGCGTCAGCATCGACTCCACTGGCATTCCAGATGGTCAGTTCGATCTGCTGTTCGAAAACTGGCGTGAAGGTTTTGAACTGGCAAAGAACACCGGTGCCCTTCCGGCCAAGCTACACACGCAGGCAGAGATCATGTTGAACGCGCTGGCCAATTTGGGTGACGATCCCGAACGGCTGGAGCTCAAACTGCGTTTTGCGCAAGGTCAGGCATTTCTGGGGTCAATCCCCCTGGGTCCGGCCCCGCGCTTGGTCTTGCCCTGATTACTTGCAGTAGCTGCCGGACCGATACCGCGCTGTATCGAAATGGAAATGATCAAGATGAAACCGGTTTGCCTTTGGCCCCAGAACCGTGCCGAACGGCCCGCAAGCGCCTTTGTGCATCCGGCGCATCGCCTTGGAATAGCGCCGCGCGTTCCAGCCTTTCAGCACGCTGACCTCTGATCCATCCGCCAATCTGAACCCGGAAATATCAATCGCGCGGCCTTTGCCATGCTCCGACAGTTTCGCGCCCTTTTGATTGTTGCGGGTTCGGCAGGCGTAATGCGCTGCAACGCGCAGGCTGCTGAGCCCGCCCCCCTGTTTCGACAAGGCAGGTTTGGCCGATTGTTCCAACCAGACCTTAAGCGCGCCCGCCGTTTTACAGTCCATCACCGCACGCTGGCTCAATCCCACTCCGGACACCGAGCGCACCCGCACTGCATTTTCAATCCCGCAACCGCGCAGTTTGCCGGTGACACGGCCCACCTGTTCGCCTTGAATTGCCAGATCACCACAGACAGCGCCCTTGGCCTGCAACCGCTTTTGCGCGCGTCCCTCTTTGGCGGCCTTATTGCTGCGAAACAGCGGGCGCAGGGATGAAAATATCCCGCCGCGTTGCTTGGCTGCATCCTGCGGTGCGCTTTGCTGCGGTTGCGAAATAGCGCCCGTCGCTTCAAGGGTGAGCGGCTGCTGAACAGCATTGCCACCACGTTGCACCGGTCGCAGAGAGGCCGAAGGATCGGCAGCCAGCGCCAGCTGCGCAGAGACCAGAACCAAACCGATGACCCAGACCCTGATCACTTGCTGCGCTCCCCGCCCCGTCCGAAATCAGGCGCGTCGGTATCTTGACCAGCCTCGATGATCCCGCGCCGGATCGCCCGTGTGCGGGTGAAATAATCGTGCAGATGATCGCCGTCACCCTGCCGGATTGCCCGTTGCAGGGCGAACAGTTCCTCGGTGAAGCGCCCCAGAATTTCCAGCGTCGCCTCTTTATTGGACAGGAAGACATCCCGCCACATGGTTGGATCAGAAGCGGCGATGCGGGTAAAATCGCGAAAACCCGCGGCGGAGTATTTAATCACTTCTGTATCGGTCACCCGGCGCAGATCATCCGCCACCCCCACCATCGTGTAGGCAATCAGGTGCGGTGCATGGCTGGTGACGGCCAGCACCAGATCATGATGCTCTGCGTCCATTTCCTCGACATTTGCACCCATCCCTTCCCAGAGCGCCCGCAATTGCGCAGTTGCGGCCGGGTCGGTGCCTTCAGTCGGGACAATCAATAGCCAGCGGTTGTCAAAAAGTTCAGCAAAACCTGATGCCGGCCCCGAGTGTTCCGTCCCGGCAAGCGGGTGTGCAGGCACAAAATGCACATTGTCGGGCAGATGCGGTGCCACCTGCGCTATCACATCCGCCTTGACCGACCCCACATCTGAAATCGTTGCCCCCGCCTTGAGATGCGGCGCGATCTGTGCCGCCACCGCGCCCATGACCCCAACTGGGATACACAGCACCACCAGATCCGCGTCTTCGACAGCTTCGGCAAGCGTATCACAGACCCGGTCGCACAGCCCGATTTCACGCGCCGTTTCGCGGGTTTCTGCCGAGCGGGCATAGCCCACCACTTCGCCTGCCAAACCACCACGTTTCATCGCCCAGAACATCGACGATGCAATCAACCCAAGGCCGATTAAGGCAACGCGCTCATATACTTGCGGCATCTACAGTCCCTTCTTTGAACTGACGGATGGCATGCACCACGCGGCGGCAGCTGGCCTCGTCCCCGACGGTGATCCGCAGGCAATTGGGTAATTTGTAGCTGCCCACCGGGCGCACCAGAAGCCCCTGACTGGCCAGATAGGCGTTGCAGGCATCTGCATCTTCCGCGCTGGCCATCCGTGCCAGCACGAAATTTGCACAGGAGACATCAGACGGCACGCCAATCTCCGCCAGGGCATCGGCCATCCAAGTCCGCCAGCGCGCGTTTTCGGCGCGGCAATGATCCAGATAGGCGGTGTCACGCACTGCGGCTTCTGCGGCACTCAGCGCTGCTTGGCTGACGTTGAACGGCCCGCGCACACGATTCAACACCTCCAGCACATGCTGCGGCCCATAGCCCCAACCGATGCGTAACCCGCCCAAACCGTAGATCTTGGAGAAGGTGCGGGTCATCACCACATTGTCGCGGCTATCGACAAGGGAGGCCCCGCCGTCATATCCCTCGACATACTCCGCATAGGCACCATCCAGCACCAGAAGCGCCTTGGGTGGCAAACCATCCGCCAGCCGCGCAATTTCAGATGCCCCAATCATCGTGCCAGTTGGGTTATTGGGGTTCGCCATGAACACCAGACGGGTTTTGTCGCTACATCCCTCCAGCAGCGCATCCACATCAGTGACCCGCTCGCGTTCGGCAACCTCAACCGGCGTGGCACCAGCGGCCAATGCGTTGATCCGGTACATGCCAAACCCGTGTTCGGTGTGCAGCACTTCGGTGCCCGGCCCGGCATAGGCCTGGCATAGAAAGGCAATAATCTCGTCCGAACCGGCCCCGCAGATGATGCGCTCTGCATCAATCTCATGGGTTTCGGCGATGGCGGCACGCAAGGAACCATGATCGGTGGACGGGTATCGGTGCAGCGTGAAAGAAGCGCGGCGAAACGCCTCGATTGCAGCCTGTGACGGCCCCAATGGGTTTTCGTTTGACGATAGTTTGACCACATTCTCAAGGCCAGCCACCGACGCGGCCCCGCCTTGATAAAGCGTGATGTCCATAATACCGGGCTGCGGTGCGATCTGCGTCATCTGCGCGTCCTGTCCTTGGTTTCAAGCCGTTCTAGCCCTGCGGCGGTGTCGCGACCAGTACCAAAAGCAAAGGGCCGCGGCGGTTTCCCGTCGCAGCCCCTGTGATTGGCTTGGAATGAAAAGGCGAAGATTAGTTCTTCGCGTAGAATTCCACGACGAGGTTTGGTTCCATCACGACTGGATATGGCACGTCGCCCAAAGTTGGGGTGCGCGTAAAGGTCGCGGTCATTTTGGAATGGTCTGCCTCGATATAATCCGGCACGTCACGCTCTGCCAGCTGAGTGGCTTCAAGCAATGCAACCATCTGCTTGGAACGGTCACGTACTTCGATCACGTCACCTTCTTTTACGCGGTAGGAAGGGATGTTCACTTTCTTGCCGTTCACACGGACGTGGCCGTGGTTCACGAACTGACGGGCGGCAAATACTGTGGCCACGAACTTGGCACGGTACACAACCGCGTCCAGACGGCGCTCCAGCAGACCGATCAGGTTTTCACCTGTATCACCTTTTACACGCTCGGCTTCGCCGTAGATGCGGCGGAACTGCTTTTCGGTCAGGTCGCCGTAGTAGCCCTTGAGCTTCTGCTTGGCGCGCAGCTGAAT
This DNA window, taken from Sulfitobacter pacificus, encodes the following:
- a CDS encoding peptidoglycan -binding protein encodes the protein MALSRRTGARFQSSIWPGFVDAMTGLLLVLMFVLTIFMVVQFVLTERISGQENELDTLSGEIAALTRALGLEERDNAQLEARLGALNATLQSAQQEAAQQEALIASLTAERDQQAGALDAAAGRISAFEAQVAGLLASQAEDRSALSDLQAREAELVRDQDALNLALAAARSEIDAKSEAARLAAARRAALDALVADLRSRNAQSAEQVAALQEQVAAGAEALSAEEAARLAEAAAAEMLRARLADADTELTVMTLALEAQRKDAEDTLTLLAAARAAQGDLDQALAEALIRLQSAEQEAQSALVAQSDSQTDLTAANAEIVRLQAEVAALGTTVVDLRGQIVQTQAAAELAAQSGADVRQELTTAEQELARLRATLAAEQAAAEDAVQSGAAVQADLTAAQQELARLRAAVAAQEAAAAELDTDRDTLRARLAAAVAARLAAETAAQDQSQQADTRAALLAAAQSALSQEKAVSAEAQRQTELLNQQVAALRTQLGELQSLLDDAKARDIAKEVELQSLGSELNTALARVAAEQSRRADLEAAERARLEAEAAALKEETKDLEQYRSEFFGRLRDVLGTQEGVRIEGDRFVFSSEVLFPPGGAILSDEGRGEIAKVAGILRSVAGDIPAEIDWVIRVDGHTDNDPLSGFGEFADNWELSQARALSVVKYMINFLGIPPDRLAANGFGQYQPVALGDSDAARAQNRRIELKFTEK
- a CDS encoding biopolymer transporter ExbB, producing MAQADRAERPQFSQPFRQISLMLIVLALTGFGAFLALPSVYPIFAANPYLNGVIILVFFIGVLACFYQVFQLIGSVRWIENFASDSPDPDTVAPQLLAPLASLLRTRGARMQVSATSTRSILDSVSTRIDEAREITRYIVNMLIFLGLLGTFYGLATTVPAVVDTIRSLAPAEGEDGVDVFGKLMTGLEAQLGGMGVAFGSSLLGLAGSLVVGLLELFAGHGQNRFYQELEDWLSSITRVGFSAGEDASGEQAAMAGVLDHLSEQMVNQMDGLQALFARSEEGRSVVDEKLGKLADAVDRMTERMQRDDAAAAALDRIANGQERLITTLEGHSSDGMDAESRMRLRSIDVQMLRILEEISAGRQETMAELRQDISLLARAISTPRPATPPRRARTPENPGGGER
- the rpsD gene encoding 30S ribosomal protein S4, whose amino-acid sequence is MTKRTSAKHKLDRRMGENIWGRPKSPVNRREYGPGQHGQRRKGKISDFGIQLRAKQKLKGYYGDLTEKQFRRIYGEAERVKGDTGENLIGLLERRLDAVVYRAKFVATVFAARQFVNHGHVRVNGKKVNIPSYRVKEGDVIEVRDRSKQMVALLEATQLAERDVPDYIEADHSKMTATFTRTPTLGDVPYPVVMEPNLVVEFYAKN
- the hisC gene encoding histidinol-phosphate transaminase, with amino-acid sequence MTQIAPQPGIMDITLYQGGAASVAGLENVVKLSSNENPLGPSQAAIEAFRRASFTLHRYPSTDHGSLRAAIAETHEIDAERIICGAGSDEIIAFLCQAYAGPGTEVLHTEHGFGMYRINALAAGATPVEVAERERVTDVDALLEGCSDKTRLVFMANPNNPTGTMIGASEIARLADGLPPKALLVLDGAYAEYVEGYDGGASLVDSRDNVVMTRTFSKIYGLGGLRIGWGYGPQHVLEVLNRVRGPFNVSQAALSAAEAAVRDTAYLDHCRAENARWRTWMADALAEIGVPSDVSCANFVLARMASAEDADACNAYLASQGLLVRPVGSYKLPNCLRITVGDEASCRRVVHAIRQFKEGTVDAASI
- a CDS encoding gamma-glutamylcyclotransferase — translated: MALWVFGYGSLLWNPGFEIAESVVASLPGYARSFCMRSIHHRGTVQDPGLVLALDEQPQTACSGMALRVKDGQEEVTLAYLRERELISSAYLEKMLDVTLADGRVVTAVVYVIDESHEQYCGGLPLEEQAQIIAQAVGGRGPNTEYLYNTADHLTAVGLEDAELNWLHSRVKALAG
- a CDS encoding extensin family protein, which translates into the protein MIRVWVIGLVLVSAQLALAADPSASLRPVQRGGNAVQQPLTLEATGAISQPQQSAPQDAAKQRGGIFSSLRPLFRSNKAAKEGRAQKRLQAKGAVCGDLAIQGEQVGRVTGKLRGCGIENAVRVRSVSGVGLSQRAVMDCKTAGALKVWLEQSAKPALSKQGGGLSSLRVAAHYACRTRNNQKGAKLSEHGKGRAIDISGFRLADGSEVSVLKGWNARRYSKAMRRMHKGACGPFGTVLGPKANRFHLDHFHFDTARYRSGSYCK
- a CDS encoding prephenate/arogenate dehydrogenase family protein, whose protein sequence is MPQVYERVALIGLGLIASSMFWAMKRGGLAGEVVGYARSAETRETAREIGLCDRVCDTLAEAVEDADLVVLCIPVGVMGAVAAQIAPHLKAGATISDVGSVKADVIAQVAPHLPDNVHFVPAHPLAGTEHSGPASGFAELFDNRWLLIVPTEGTDPAATAQLRALWEGMGANVEEMDAEHHDLVLAVTSHAPHLIAYTMVGVADDLRRVTDTEVIKYSAAGFRDFTRIAASDPTMWRDVFLSNKEATLEILGRFTEELFALQRAIRQGDGDHLHDYFTRTRAIRRGIIEAGQDTDAPDFGRGGERSK
- a CDS encoding DUF2125 domain-containing protein, with the protein product MRRLVWIFLMIAALWTVWWLLAAGALETGLNKWLDDRRAAGWQADVDAPNVSGFPGKFDLGLGTLALQDPETGLTVTTDGLRVTAPSYWPGQVTVHLPQSPINISTPDIALALTATQAQATMRLRPTPDLQLDHLTATGGPWQIDLPQGKLLGAKDFHAEMAQGDSADTYRIQMEASQPVPGELIRTALALPLDWPRAFDVLVADITVTLDAPLDRFTLENRRPHPRAIQLDRVTLVWGPLTLDMQGRVSIDSTGIPDGQFDLLFENWREGFELAKNTGALPAKLHTQAEIMLNALANLGDDPERLELKLRFAQGQAFLGSIPLGPAPRLVLP